A single region of the Nicotiana sylvestris chromosome 6, ASM39365v2, whole genome shotgun sequence genome encodes:
- the LOC138870381 gene encoding uncharacterized protein, with translation MVEELKRLTSRVQGVEGDKGIEGLNYEDLCIQPDVELLDGYKPPKFEMFDDTGDPRPRSQEMVQLGNYASNFMDRFRFNTENAPDVFYIQNFKKKPTKTFREYATRWRSEANKVKPSLDKEQMNKIFVRAQDPQYYERLMVIENHKFSDIIKLGERIEEGIKRGMITNFKELQATNKVLQSGDMSKKRDVGAVMVAQGPKSPLTYQTPPPTYQTHAPTYQAPPPTYQHLSPRYSQTTTVHHTYNSQPSHFQSPPTSQNYPRPRPNFDRKPPSQYTAIAEPIDQLYERLKATGYVTLVPIVALENPSQWVNQNKTCAYYSGMKGHTTAECRTLIQMLIDNKVIQSKEVAPNVRNNTLHDHRGDGIQVIETNEKWDPEGSIGLIREGYDFKVVVTLTPIVVLTQSPIKVEVTASVLFEVDVAPPAGTPALFEVEVVTPFTMTISTTPPFNSKAIP, from the exons atggttgaagaactcaagaggttaacaagccgagttcagggtgttgaaggcgacaaaggaatagaaggtttgaactatgaagacctatgcatacaaccagatgtggaaCTGCTAGATGGGtataaacctcccaagtttgagatgttcgaCGACacaggtgatcctagg ccaagatcccaagaaatggtccaattgggtaactATGCGTcgaatttcatggaccggtttaggttcaatacagagaatgcaccggatgttttctacattcagaattttaagaagaaacctactaagactttccgcgagtatgctactcgttggaggtcagaagcaaaCAAGGTCAAGCCATCTTTGGacaaggaacagatgaacaaaatctttgtcagagcacaggatccgcaatattatgaaaggttgatggttattgaaaatcacaaattctctgatatcatcaaacttggggaaagaattgaagagggaatcaagagaGGGATGATAACAAATTTTAAGGAactacaggccacaaataaggtATTACAATCAGGCGACATgtcaaagaagagagatgttggggcagtaatggtggctcagggcCCGAAATccccactcacataccaaacaccaccacccacataccaaacacatgcacccacataccaagcaccaccacctacatatcaacatTTATCTCCCAGATACTCCCAAAcaaccactgtccatcacacctataactcccaaccatcccacttccagtCACCACCAACtagccaaaattatccaagaccaagacccaacttcgaccgcaagccacccagccaatacaccgccattgctgagcccatcgaccagttgtatgaaaggttgaaagccacgGGTTACGTCACTCTTGTTCCCATTGTGGCATTAGAAAAcccatctcaatgggtcaatcagaacaaaacttgtgcgtactattccggtatgaaggggcataccactgctgagtgtcgaacattgatccagatgctaattgacaacaaggtcatacagtcAAAGGAAGTCGcgcctaatgtccgcaacaacacCCTCCAtgatcatagaggtgatggtATACAagtgatagagacaaatgaaaaatgggaccctgaggggtcgattgggcttattcgagaaggctatgactttaaagttgtagtcacacttactcctatcgtgGTACTGACTCAATCACCAATcaaggttgaggtaactgcatcagttctattcgaagTAGATGTGGCTCCACCTGCGGGCACCCCCGCtctatttgaagtagaagtggtcacacctttcactatgacaatatcaaccacacctccattcaactcaaaagcaataccctag
- the LOC138870382 gene encoding uncharacterized mitochondrial protein AtMg00820-like, with protein MQEELYHFKRNNVWHLVPRPPDRTIVGTRWVFRNKLDEHGITTRNKARLVVQGYNQEKGIDYDETFALVACMEAIRILIDFASHMEFTLFQMDVKSAFSNGILKE; from the coding sequence atgcaagagGAGCTGTATCATTTTAAGAGAAACAATGtgtggcacctggtacctagacccccAGATCGAACCATtgtaggaaccaggtgggtatttagaaacaagcttgatgaacatggaattaccacaaggaacaaggctaggctagtggtccaaggctacaatcaagagaaagggattgactatgatgaaacgtttGCTCTAGTGGCTTGCATGGAAGCTATCAGAATTCTAATCgattttgcatctcatatggaattcaccttgttccaaatggatgtcaagagtgcatTTTCGAATGGAATACTTAAGGAataa